The Buttiauxella selenatireducens genome has a window encoding:
- the ptsP gene encoding phosphoenolpyruvate--protein phosphotransferase produces the protein MLKIDFICPLPNGLHARPAWELKEQCAPFASEMTFINHRLNQQADAKSSLALISTGTLFNDPCSLEIKGIDEEKAWRILEPYIQQRFADSDSEIQAEIPDHSRPLPRSLLRLNPTLIYGNGIAPGVGEGQLLIFRSTSLEAYRNQPASVQDNTLLEHSLATLAEQLNQQLLVLDGQSKPIINAHLSLIQDNEFGGNIRRQMAQHRMSLGAAVLENMHTVCQKLSQSASEYLRERVSDIQDITVRLLQIAYPHVTVSKGITLVEPTILVADDITPSQFLSLDKAFLQGMVLAKTGRTSHTLILARAAGVPVLSGIETAQVQYLAAEFVIIDANGGVLVTQPDDAVRGYYKVARNLAERQHQLQLEAAGLKALTADGVAIELSANIGSALEAPAAFANGAEGVGLFRTEMLFMDRDSAPDEQEQFEAYQQVLLDAGDRPVIFRTMDIGGDKKISYLNIGEEENPFLGYRAVRIYPEFTDLFTHQLRAILRAAAWGKARLMIPMVHTLDEILWVKQQLKNAIAALKEEGLRHASSIELGIMIEVPSVCFIIDHFCDEVDFFSIGSNDMTQYLYAVDRNNPRVAHLYNPITPSFLRMLRQIIEVAHKRNRWVGICGELGGETRYLPLLLGLGIDEFSMSSTRIPAAKALLRQLDSAACRKLAAQICECRSGEQIEQQLDAFALPQHHKPLLALENIIIPAAFTRKEQVIQYLCGNLAIQGRTHNPQELEEDIWAREEIVTTAVGFGVAIPHTKSQHIQHSSISIARLPQPIDWESEMGEVELVIMLTLGANEGMNHVKVFSQLARKLVNKTFRQALFAANSAEEMLALLENELQF, from the coding sequence ATGCTCAAAATTGATTTTATCTGCCCGTTGCCAAACGGCCTGCACGCACGCCCAGCCTGGGAATTAAAAGAGCAGTGCGCTCCCTTTGCCAGCGAGATGACTTTTATTAATCACCGTTTGAATCAGCAAGCTGACGCGAAAAGCTCGTTGGCACTGATCAGTACGGGCACACTGTTTAACGACCCTTGCAGCCTGGAAATTAAAGGCATTGATGAAGAGAAAGCCTGGCGAATCCTCGAGCCTTATATTCAGCAGCGTTTTGCCGATAGCGACAGCGAAATTCAGGCTGAAATCCCAGACCATAGCCGCCCTCTTCCTCGTTCGTTACTGCGCCTCAACCCTACGTTGATTTACGGCAATGGCATCGCTCCGGGTGTTGGAGAAGGACAGTTATTAATTTTCCGTTCTACCAGCCTTGAAGCCTATCGCAACCAACCCGCTAGCGTGCAGGACAACACGTTACTTGAGCACAGTCTGGCTACACTCGCCGAGCAACTTAATCAGCAACTCCTGGTGCTGGACGGTCAGAGTAAACCGATTATTAACGCCCATTTGTCGCTCATTCAGGATAATGAGTTTGGCGGGAACATTCGCCGCCAAATGGCGCAGCATCGCATGAGTCTGGGCGCGGCAGTGCTCGAGAATATGCATACGGTGTGTCAAAAACTTTCGCAATCAGCCAGTGAATACCTGCGTGAACGCGTTTCAGATATTCAGGATATTACGGTTCGTCTGCTGCAAATTGCCTATCCACACGTCACAGTGAGCAAAGGGATCACGCTGGTTGAACCGACCATTCTGGTTGCCGATGACATCACCCCCAGCCAATTTTTAAGCCTCGATAAAGCGTTTTTGCAAGGCATGGTACTGGCGAAAACGGGACGCACCTCGCACACATTAATCCTCGCGCGTGCCGCAGGTGTTCCCGTGTTGAGCGGCATAGAGACCGCGCAAGTACAGTATCTGGCGGCCGAATTCGTGATCATCGATGCTAATGGTGGCGTGTTAGTCACACAGCCCGATGACGCCGTGCGCGGGTATTATAAAGTCGCGCGCAATTTGGCCGAACGGCAACATCAGCTCCAGCTTGAAGCCGCGGGTTTAAAAGCACTAACCGCAGACGGCGTCGCGATCGAACTGTCCGCCAATATTGGCAGCGCACTGGAAGCCCCCGCGGCCTTTGCCAATGGCGCAGAAGGTGTCGGCCTGTTTCGCACCGAAATGCTCTTTATGGACCGCGACAGCGCCCCCGATGAGCAGGAACAATTCGAAGCCTATCAACAGGTTTTGTTAGATGCAGGCGACAGACCCGTGATTTTCCGCACCATGGATATCGGCGGTGATAAAAAAATCAGTTATCTGAATATTGGCGAAGAAGAAAACCCATTCCTTGGCTACCGCGCCGTGCGAATTTACCCTGAATTTACCGATTTGTTCACCCACCAGCTACGCGCTATTTTACGTGCCGCCGCCTGGGGAAAGGCACGCCTGATGATCCCGATGGTTCATACGCTGGATGAAATCTTGTGGGTAAAACAACAGCTGAAAAACGCGATTGCCGCGTTAAAAGAAGAAGGCTTACGTCACGCATCGTCGATTGAACTAGGGATTATGATTGAAGTGCCTTCGGTCTGTTTTATCATCGACCATTTCTGCGATGAGGTGGATTTCTTCAGTATCGGCTCCAACGATATGACCCAATATCTGTATGCCGTAGACCGCAATAACCCGCGAGTTGCACACCTTTACAACCCAATCACACCCTCATTTTTGCGGATGCTACGCCAGATAATCGAGGTGGCACACAAGCGCAACCGCTGGGTCGGGATTTGCGGGGAGTTAGGAGGAGAAACTCGCTATCTACCGCTGTTACTTGGCCTGGGGATCGACGAATTCAGTATGAGCAGCACGCGCATTCCTGCAGCAAAAGCGCTGCTGCGCCAACTGGATTCAGCCGCCTGCCGCAAACTGGCAGCCCAAATTTGCGAATGCCGTTCTGGCGAACAAATTGAACAGCAGTTGGATGCATTTGCATTACCGCAACACCATAAACCCCTGCTGGCGCTGGAAAATATCATTATTCCTGCCGCCTTCACGCGCAAAGAACAGGTGATTCAATATTTGTGTGGCAACCTGGCGATTCAGGGACGCACCCACAATCCACAGGAATTGGAAGAAGATATCTGGGCGCGCGAAGAAATTGTTACCACCGCCGTCGGTTTCGGCGTCGCCATCCCGCATACCAAATCCCAGCATATTCAGCACTCCAGCATCAGCATTGCGCGATTACCACAACCTATTGACTGGGAATCAGAGATGGGCGAAGTCGAGTTAGTGATTATGCTCACGCTCGGCGCAAACGAAGGGATGAATCACGTGAAAGTCTTTTCGCAACTGGCGCGAAAACTGGTGAATAAAACGTTCCGTCAGGCGTTATTTGCCGCGAACAGTGCGGAAGAAATGTTGGCATTACTGGAAAACGAGCTGCAATTTTAG
- a CDS encoding helix-turn-helix transcriptional regulator, with protein sequence MSAKIHPVEQRFFAELLSGVVLNPGQLKRCWFARTQVSAPAGSYSVKFPRLEVVLRGEYGNVLEADQKALAQGDMLFIPANGVNQPAWHKDVLLLGIVFAPAYLSLTFHDKRAGQQGFQRVRKCEIPHHNRGELVHLLQALTSLGANPDDQAIIQPLCLSLLQCCRKILTEPTVEKLARGPFLYQSMCTWIQDNYARDVTRENTATLFNITPNHVSRLFQQQGNMGFVDYLRWVRMGKAKMILQKYHLTIDEVARRCGYPDGDYFSRLFKREFGVTPGEYRDRFL encoded by the coding sequence ATGTCCGCAAAGATTCACCCTGTCGAACAGCGTTTTTTTGCTGAACTCCTCAGTGGCGTGGTGCTTAACCCTGGTCAGTTGAAGCGTTGCTGGTTTGCACGAACGCAAGTGAGTGCGCCTGCGGGCAGCTACAGCGTTAAATTTCCTCGCCTGGAAGTCGTGTTGCGCGGTGAATACGGTAATGTTCTGGAAGCGGATCAAAAGGCGTTGGCACAAGGGGATATGTTGTTTATTCCGGCCAACGGCGTTAATCAACCGGCATGGCACAAAGATGTGCTGCTACTGGGCATTGTGTTTGCGCCGGCGTATTTAAGCCTGACGTTTCATGATAAACGTGCCGGGCAGCAGGGGTTTCAGCGGGTGCGTAAATGCGAAATCCCTCATCACAATCGCGGTGAACTGGTGCATTTGCTTCAGGCATTAACAAGCCTTGGTGCAAACCCTGACGATCAGGCGATTATCCAGCCGCTGTGCCTGAGTTTATTACAATGTTGTCGTAAAATTCTGACTGAACCGACCGTTGAAAAATTGGCGCGCGGGCCGTTTCTTTACCAGAGTATGTGCACCTGGATTCAGGATAATTATGCCCGCGATGTCACGCGCGAAAACACCGCGACCTTGTTTAACATCACCCCAAATCATGTTTCACGGCTATTTCAGCAGCAGGGAAATATGGGGTTTGTTGACTATTTACGTTGGGTGCGGATGGGGAAAGCAAAAATGATTTTGCAGAAATATCATCTGACTATCGATGAAGTGGCGCGACGCTGTGGTTATCCGGATGGCGACTATTTTAGTCGCCTGTTTAAACGGGAATTTGGCGTCACGCCGGGTGAGTACCGCGATCGATTTCTCTAA
- a CDS encoding alpha/beta fold hydrolase yields the protein MSHYDKLTLKDGSSLYFKDWGEGQPVVFSHGWPLTADAFEDQMFFLGQKGFRVIAHDRRGHGRSSQSWEGNHMDQYADDLAELTAHLNLKEAIHVGHSTGGGEVARYIGRHGTQRVAKAVLISAVPPIMVKTDFNPDGVPIDVFDGIREGVRANRADFFKELTLAFYGYNRPGATISEGVRESFVEQGMQGGIKALYDCIKAFSETDLREDLKKMTIPTLVIHGDDDQIVPFETCGKVTAATLPDSIFKVYQGGSHGICTTEKDRVNADLLEFLKG from the coding sequence ATGAGCCATTACGACAAACTCACGTTAAAGGACGGCAGTTCTCTTTATTTTAAGGATTGGGGAGAAGGGCAACCGGTCGTTTTCAGCCACGGCTGGCCGCTAACAGCAGATGCGTTTGAAGATCAGATGTTTTTCCTGGGCCAGAAAGGATTCCGCGTGATTGCTCACGACAGGCGTGGGCATGGTCGCTCATCGCAATCCTGGGAAGGAAATCATATGGATCAATATGCTGACGATCTGGCGGAGTTGACCGCGCATTTGAATCTGAAAGAGGCTATCCATGTGGGTCATTCCACTGGCGGTGGTGAAGTGGCGCGATACATTGGGCGCCATGGCACCCAACGCGTGGCAAAAGCCGTGTTAATCAGTGCTGTACCGCCGATCATGGTGAAAACTGATTTCAATCCTGACGGTGTTCCCATTGATGTGTTTGATGGGATTCGTGAAGGTGTGCGTGCCAATCGGGCTGACTTTTTCAAAGAGCTAACCCTGGCATTTTATGGCTATAACCGTCCGGGGGCGACAATCTCGGAAGGCGTAAGGGAAAGTTTTGTCGAGCAGGGCATGCAGGGAGGGATCAAAGCGTTATACGATTGTATTAAAGCGTTTTCTGAAACTGACTTGCGCGAAGACCTGAAGAAAATGACCATCCCAACGCTGGTTATTCATGGCGATGATGATCAGATTGTACCGTTTGAAACCTGCGGGAAAGTCACGGCGGCGACATTGCCGGACTCGATATTCAAAGTGTATCAAGGTGGATCGCACGGCATTTGTACCACCGAGAAAGACCGGGTAAATGCGGATTTACTGGAGTTCTTGAAAGGATAA
- a CDS encoding GntP family permease, with product MTEITAHLGAGTLLGIAACAVVLLLILIMRFKVHAFLALTLVSVVVALVTGVPFDKIVPTILGGFGSTLAGVALLVGLGAMIGRLLEISGGAKVLADTLIGTFGSHRAPLALGVASLLFGFPIFFDAGLVVMLPIIFSVAKQFGGSTLKYALPAAGAFAVMHALLPPHPGPVAASELLGANIGLLVIVGLIIAIPTWYLGAYLFGLYAGKKFDVKLPSSFLGSMEVDANHKPPAFGTVLAILLLPLVLIFLDTGLNTATVLGWVSGDNTVIQLLRMLGKTPIALLITVFFALAVFSGSHSRQHLEKVCDGALGPICGIILVTGAGGMFGGVLRASGIGDALAGVLSDTGMPVIVAAFVISTALRVAQGSATVALTTTAALISPMVAVTPGLSQFDLCFIVVAIAGGATVLSHVNDSGFWLVGRFLEMDEKTTLKTWTVMETLIGSIAFLFALVGSIIL from the coding sequence ATGACCGAAATAACAGCACATCTTGGCGCAGGGACCCTTCTAGGGATTGCAGCCTGTGCAGTTGTACTCCTACTTATCCTTATCATGCGCTTCAAAGTGCATGCTTTTTTGGCTTTAACCCTTGTGAGTGTCGTCGTCGCCCTGGTGACAGGCGTGCCGTTCGATAAAATTGTCCCAACTATTTTGGGCGGTTTTGGTAGCACACTGGCGGGCGTTGCGCTGCTGGTGGGTCTTGGCGCAATGATTGGCCGCTTGCTTGAAATTTCTGGCGGGGCAAAAGTACTTGCCGACACGCTAATCGGAACGTTTGGCTCGCATCGTGCTCCACTGGCGCTCGGTGTGGCATCGTTGCTGTTCGGCTTCCCAATCTTCTTTGATGCGGGCCTGGTCGTCATGCTGCCGATTATCTTCAGTGTGGCAAAACAATTCGGCGGTTCTACGCTGAAGTACGCATTGCCTGCTGCGGGTGCATTTGCAGTCATGCACGCCCTGCTGCCACCGCATCCAGGTCCGGTTGCTGCCAGTGAATTGCTGGGTGCAAATATCGGTCTGCTGGTGATTGTTGGCCTGATTATCGCGATTCCGACCTGGTATCTCGGCGCGTATCTGTTTGGCCTGTACGCCGGTAAAAAATTCGACGTTAAATTGCCTTCTTCTTTCCTGGGAAGCATGGAAGTCGATGCAAACCATAAGCCACCAGCATTTGGCACCGTATTAGCGATTCTGCTGCTGCCACTGGTACTGATTTTCCTCGATACTGGCCTGAATACAGCGACCGTGCTCGGTTGGGTCAGCGGCGATAATACCGTGATTCAGTTACTGCGGATGTTGGGCAAAACCCCTATCGCACTGCTGATTACCGTCTTCTTCGCGCTTGCCGTCTTTAGTGGTAGCCACAGCCGCCAGCATCTGGAAAAAGTGTGTGATGGCGCACTTGGCCCAATCTGCGGCATCATTTTGGTGACTGGCGCGGGTGGTATGTTTGGTGGCGTTCTGCGTGCAAGTGGCATTGGTGATGCTCTGGCGGGTGTGTTATCCGATACCGGTATGCCAGTCATTGTTGCCGCGTTCGTTATCTCTACCGCACTGCGTGTCGCGCAAGGTTCTGCAACGGTCGCTCTGACTACCACTGCCGCGTTGATTTCTCCAATGGTTGCCGTGACACCGGGTTTGAGCCAGTTTGACCTGTGCTTCATCGTGGTGGCCATTGCAGGTGGTGCGACCGTTCTGTCTCACGTGAACGACTCTGGCTTCTGGTTGGTTGGTCGTTTCCTCGAAATGGACGAGAAAACCACCCTGAAAACCTGGACCGTCATGGAAACATTGATCGGGTCTATCGCCTTCCTGTTCGCGCTGGTAGGTAGCATAATCCTGTAA
- the rnk gene encoding nucleoside diphosphate kinase regulator encodes MSRPAIIINELDAERIDRLLEQPQFANQPVAQALNIELDRAEMRKPEDMPADVVTMNSRVKFRDLASKEEHVRTLVYPVNLTDSDNQLSVMAPVGAALLGLRVGATINWTLPNGNQTHLEVLELQYQPEAAGEYHR; translated from the coding sequence ATGTCCAGACCAGCCATTATCATTAATGAACTTGATGCCGAGCGTATCGACCGACTGCTGGAGCAACCACAATTTGCCAACCAGCCAGTCGCTCAGGCACTGAATATAGAACTGGACAGAGCAGAAATGCGTAAGCCTGAAGATATGCCGGCAGACGTCGTGACCATGAACAGCCGCGTGAAATTCCGCGATCTGGCCTCAAAAGAGGAGCATGTTCGCACGCTGGTTTACCCGGTAAACTTGACCGATAGCGACAACCAACTTTCTGTGATGGCACCCGTTGGTGCGGCACTGCTGGGTTTGCGTGTCGGTGCAACAATCAACTGGACGTTACCGAACGGTAACCAGACGCATCTGGAAGTGCTGGAACTGCAATACCAGCCGGAAGCTGCGGGCGAATACCACCGTTAA